A stretch of the Mycobacterium sp. ITM-2016-00317 genome encodes the following:
- the hrpA gene encoding ATP-dependent RNA helicase HrpA, translating into MAEPSGTDVRGLRARLDGLTLSDSARLGRRLRQLRNPGSEQLARIAERVAAGEALVATRRAAVPQISYPDLPVSERRDDIAAAIAANQVVIVAGETGSGKTTQLPKICLELGRGIRGTIGHTQPRRLAARTVASRIADELGTPLGDAVGYTVRFTDQASDRTLVKLMTDGILLAEVQRDRRLLRYDTLIIDEAHERSLNIDFLLGYLRQLLPQRPDLKVIVTSATIEPERFARFFGDAPIVEVSGRTYPVEIRYRPLEVAVAAGDDEDPDDPDHEVVRTELRDPVEAIIDAVAELEAEPPGDVLVFLSGEREIRDAAEALRAVTDPGHTEVLPLYARLPTAEQQKVFQPGRTARRIVLATNVAETSLTVPGIRYVVDPGTARISRYSRRTKVQRLPIEPISQASAAQRAGRSGRTAPGVCIRLYSEEDFEARPRYTDPEILRTNLAAVILQMAALGFGDIEGFGFLDPPDARSVRDGVALLQELGAFDQQAELTDVGRRLAQIPVDPRLGRMILQADAEGCVRELLVLAAALSIPDPRERPADKEEAARQKHARFADQHSDFTTYLNLWNYLTDQRKERSGSSFRRMCRDEFLHYLRIREWQDLVGQLRGICRDIGIREQDEPADAASVHAALTAGLLSHIGMRDTDGRTYQGARNARFVLAPGSVLSKRPPRWVVVADLVETSRLFGRTAARIEPEAVERVAGHLVQRSYSEPHWDAERGAVMAYERVTLYGLPLVARRRVGYAQVDPEVARELFIRHALVEGDWQTRHHFFRDNARLREELAELEDRARRRDLLVGDDEIYAFYDARVPADVVSARHFDGWWRKQRHRTPDLLTMSRDDLLRDEAGTEQPDTWQAGDLSLPLTYRYEPGSADDGVTVHVPVDVLARLGGDEFAWQVPALREELLTALIKSLPKDLRRNFVPAPDTARALLASITPDSGPLLDAVQRELRRRTGILVPIDAFDLDKLPPHLRVTFAVESPDGTVVSRGKDLGELRRTLAAPTRQAVAATVAGGLERKGLRDWPQDLDELPRVVESKSAAGYLVRGYPALVDAGSAVDIRVFASEAEQAAAMPRGSRRLLLLAGPSVAKNVERGLDTRTRLMLGSNPDGSLQALLEDCATAAAQVLVPEPVWTKSAFDAARKRLSAGLAQTTADVVRRVEKVLTALHEVEVALPATPTAAQAAAVADIRAQLARLVPPGFVAATGAARLGDLTRYLTAIVRRLERLPQAPVADRERMERVAAVQAEYDALRRALSPARAAAPDVADIARMIEELRVSLWAQQLGTARPVSEQRIYRAIDAVSVAGPGG; encoded by the coding sequence GTGGCTGAACCGTCCGGTACCGATGTGCGGGGTCTGCGCGCGCGCCTCGACGGCCTGACGCTCAGCGATTCCGCGCGGCTGGGCCGGCGGCTGCGGCAGCTCCGCAATCCGGGGTCCGAGCAACTCGCCCGCATCGCTGAGCGGGTCGCCGCGGGGGAGGCCCTGGTGGCGACCCGGCGGGCCGCCGTACCGCAGATCAGCTATCCCGATCTGCCGGTCAGCGAACGGCGCGACGACATCGCCGCGGCCATCGCCGCCAACCAGGTGGTGATCGTCGCCGGCGAGACCGGCTCGGGCAAGACCACCCAGCTGCCCAAGATCTGCCTTGAGCTCGGCCGCGGGATCCGCGGCACCATCGGGCACACGCAGCCGCGCCGGCTCGCGGCCCGCACGGTCGCGTCGCGCATCGCCGACGAACTCGGCACTCCGCTGGGCGATGCGGTCGGGTACACGGTGCGCTTCACCGACCAGGCGTCGGACCGGACACTGGTCAAGCTGATGACCGACGGCATCCTGCTCGCCGAGGTGCAGCGCGACCGCCGCCTGCTGCGCTACGACACGCTGATCATCGACGAAGCCCACGAGCGCAGCCTCAACATCGACTTCCTGCTCGGCTATCTGCGGCAGCTGCTGCCGCAACGGCCCGACCTGAAGGTCATCGTCACGTCGGCGACGATCGAACCGGAACGCTTCGCGCGGTTCTTCGGCGACGCGCCGATCGTCGAGGTCAGCGGCCGCACCTACCCGGTCGAGATCCGTTACCGCCCTTTGGAGGTCGCGGTTGCGGCCGGGGACGACGAGGATCCCGACGACCCCGACCACGAGGTGGTACGCACCGAGCTGCGCGACCCGGTCGAGGCGATCATCGACGCCGTCGCCGAACTGGAGGCCGAGCCGCCGGGTGACGTGCTGGTGTTCCTGTCCGGCGAACGCGAGATCCGCGACGCCGCAGAGGCTTTGCGGGCGGTGACCGACCCGGGCCACACCGAGGTGCTGCCGCTGTATGCCCGGCTGCCGACGGCCGAGCAGCAGAAGGTGTTCCAGCCCGGCCGCACCGCGCGCCGGATCGTGTTGGCCACCAACGTCGCCGAGACCTCGCTGACGGTTCCGGGCATCCGGTACGTCGTCGACCCCGGCACCGCGCGGATCTCGCGTTACAGCCGGCGCACCAAGGTGCAGCGGCTGCCCATCGAACCGATCTCGCAGGCCTCGGCGGCGCAGCGGGCGGGCCGGTCGGGTCGCACCGCGCCCGGTGTGTGCATCCGGCTGTACTCCGAGGAGGACTTCGAAGCCCGGCCCCGCTACACCGATCCGGAGATCCTGCGCACCAACCTGGCCGCAGTGATCCTGCAGATGGCCGCGCTCGGATTCGGCGACATCGAGGGTTTCGGGTTCCTCGACCCGCCCGACGCGCGCAGTGTCCGCGACGGCGTGGCGCTGCTGCAGGAACTCGGCGCGTTCGATCAGCAGGCCGAGCTCACCGACGTCGGACGCAGGTTGGCGCAGATCCCCGTCGACCCGCGGCTGGGCCGGATGATCCTGCAGGCCGACGCCGAGGGCTGCGTGCGCGAACTGCTGGTGCTGGCCGCGGCGCTGTCGATCCCGGACCCGCGGGAACGGCCCGCCGACAAGGAAGAGGCGGCCCGGCAGAAACACGCCCGGTTCGCCGACCAGCACTCGGACTTCACCACCTACCTGAACCTGTGGAACTACCTGACCGACCAGCGGAAAGAACGCTCCGGCAGCTCTTTTCGCCGGATGTGCCGCGACGAGTTCCTGCACTACCTGCGAATCCGGGAGTGGCAGGACCTGGTGGGTCAGCTGCGCGGGATCTGCCGCGACATCGGGATTCGGGAACAGGACGAGCCCGCCGACGCCGCGTCCGTGCACGCCGCGCTGACCGCGGGCCTGCTGTCGCACATCGGGATGCGCGACACCGACGGGCGCACCTACCAGGGCGCCCGCAACGCCCGCTTCGTGCTGGCCCCGGGTTCGGTGCTGAGCAAGCGGCCGCCGCGCTGGGTGGTGGTCGCCGACCTGGTGGAGACCAGCAGGTTGTTCGGCCGCACCGCGGCCCGGATCGAGCCCGAGGCCGTCGAGCGGGTCGCCGGACATCTGGTGCAGCGCAGCTACAGCGAGCCGCACTGGGACGCCGAGCGCGGCGCGGTGATGGCCTACGAGCGGGTCACCCTGTACGGGCTGCCGTTGGTGGCGCGCCGCCGCGTCGGCTACGCCCAGGTGGACCCCGAGGTGGCGCGCGAGCTGTTCATCCGGCATGCGCTGGTCGAGGGGGATTGGCAGACCCGGCACCACTTCTTCCGCGACAATGCAAGGCTGCGTGAGGAACTCGCCGAACTGGAGGACCGGGCCCGGCGCCGCGACCTGCTGGTGGGCGACGACGAGATCTACGCGTTCTACGACGCACGCGTGCCCGCCGACGTGGTGTCGGCCCGTCACTTCGACGGCTGGTGGCGCAAGCAGCGGCACCGGACCCCCGACCTGCTCACGATGAGCCGCGACGACCTGCTGCGCGACGAGGCCGGAACCGAGCAGCCCGACACCTGGCAGGCCGGGGATCTGTCGCTGCCGCTGACCTACCGCTACGAGCCCGGTTCGGCCGACGACGGTGTCACCGTGCACGTCCCGGTCGACGTGCTCGCCCGGCTCGGCGGCGACGAGTTCGCCTGGCAGGTGCCCGCGCTGCGCGAGGAGCTGCTCACCGCGCTGATCAAGTCGCTGCCCAAGGATCTGCGGCGCAACTTCGTGCCCGCACCGGACACCGCCAGAGCGCTGCTGGCGTCGATCACCCCGGACAGCGGGCCGCTGCTCGACGCCGTGCAGCGCGAACTACGCCGCCGCACCGGCATTCTCGTCCCCATCGACGCATTCGACCTGGACAAGCTGCCGCCGCACCTGCGGGTCACGTTCGCGGTCGAGTCCCCCGACGGCACCGTGGTGTCCCGCGGTAAGGATCTCGGCGAGCTGCGGCGCACGCTCGCCGCCCCCACCCGGCAGGCCGTCGCGGCCACGGTGGCGGGAGGTCTGGAGCGCAAGGGGCTGCGGGACTGGCCGCAGGACCTCGACGAACTTCCCCGCGTCGTCGAGAGTAAAAGCGCCGCAGGCTATCTCGTGCGCGGCTATCCCGCGCTGGTGGACGCCGGGTCCGCGGTCGACATCCGGGTCTTCGCGTCCGAGGCCGAGCAGGCCGCCGCGATGCCGCGCGGCAGCAGGCGGCTGCTGCTGCTCGCCGGTCCGTCGGTGGCCAAGAACGTCGAGCGCGGGCTCGACACCCGGACCCGGCTGATGCTGGGCAGCAATCCCGACGGGTCGCTGCAGGCGCTGCTTGAGGACTGCGCGACGGCCGCGGCGCAGGTGCTGGTGCCCGAACCGGTCTGGACGAAGAGTGCATTCGACGCGGCGCGAAAGAGATTGAGCGCCGGCCTGGCCCAGACCACCGCCGACGTGGTGCGCCGGGTGGAGAAGGTGCTGACCGCGCTGCACGAGGTCGAGGTCGCGCTGCCTGCCACCCCGACCGCGGCCCAGGCCGCCGCCGTCGCCGACATCCGCGCGCAGCTGGCGCGGCTCGTGCCACCGGGATTCGTCGCCGCGACCGGCGCCGCCCGGCTCGGCGACCTGACCCGCTATCTGACCGCGATCGTGCGCCGGCTGGAGCGGCTGCCGCAGGCGCCGGTCGCCGACCGGGAGCGGATGGAGCGTGTCGCCGCCGTGCAGGCCGAGTACGACGCGCTGCGCCGGGCGCTGTCGCCGGCCCGCGCCGCGGCGCCCGACGTGGCCGACATCGCGCGGATGATCGAGGAACTGCGGGTGAGCCTGTGGGCGCAGCAGCTCGGCACCGCACGCCCGGTCAGCGAGCAGCGGATCTACCGCGCCATCGACGCGGTCAGCGTTGCCGGGCCGGGCGGATGA
- a CDS encoding mycobacterial-type methylenetetrahydrofolate reductase — protein MSLNTIAVELVPPNVDRGREQAMEDAEKVVRCSAEAGLACRIRHVMIPGMIEEDGDRPVEMKPKLDVLDFWNMIRPELPGIKGLCTQVTAFMDEAQLAERLAVLGASGFEGIAFVGVPRTLNDGEGTGVAPTDALSIFDKVVENRGVILIPTREGEHGRFNFKCDRGATYGMTQLLYSDAIVGFLKEFAATTDHRPEILLSFGFVPKVESRVGLINWLIQDPGNAAVEREQEFVRTLSETDPDGRRRLMVDLYKRVIDGVADLGFPLSVHYEATYGVNTAAFETLAEMLAYWSPDKP, from the coding sequence GTGAGCTTGAACACCATCGCTGTGGAACTCGTGCCGCCCAACGTGGACCGGGGCCGCGAGCAGGCCATGGAGGACGCCGAGAAGGTCGTGCGGTGTTCGGCCGAGGCGGGGCTGGCCTGCCGGATCCGGCACGTGATGATCCCGGGGATGATCGAGGAGGACGGCGACCGTCCCGTCGAGATGAAGCCCAAGCTCGACGTCCTCGACTTCTGGAACATGATCAGGCCGGAACTGCCCGGCATCAAGGGGCTGTGCACCCAGGTCACCGCGTTCATGGACGAGGCCCAACTGGCCGAGCGGCTCGCCGTGCTCGGGGCCAGCGGGTTCGAGGGCATCGCGTTCGTCGGGGTGCCCCGCACCCTCAACGACGGCGAAGGCACGGGGGTGGCGCCGACCGACGCGCTGTCGATCTTCGACAAGGTCGTCGAGAACCGCGGCGTCATCCTGATCCCGACGCGTGAGGGCGAGCACGGCCGCTTCAACTTCAAATGCGACCGCGGCGCCACCTACGGCATGACGCAGCTGCTCTACTCGGACGCCATCGTCGGCTTCCTGAAGGAGTTCGCCGCGACGACCGACCACCGCCCCGAGATCCTGCTGTCGTTCGGGTTCGTGCCGAAGGTGGAGAGCCGGGTCGGGCTGATCAACTGGCTGATCCAGGATCCCGGCAATGCGGCCGTCGAACGCGAGCAGGAGTTCGTCCGGACCCTGTCCGAGACCGACCCCGACGGCCGCCGCCGGCTGATGGTGGACCTGTACAAGCGCGTCATCGACGGCGTGGCCGACCTCGGTTTCCCGTTGAGCGTGCACTACGAGGCGACCTACGGCGTCAACACCGCCGCGTTCGAGACGCTGGCCGAGATGCTGGCGTACTGGTCCCCGGACAAACCCTGA
- a CDS encoding protein adenylyltransferase SelO family protein — translation MSIALQGRFVGELPELAVRWKAEEAPQPQLLVLNEPLAAELGLDVDWLRGPDGLGLLVGTAVPQDAVPAAQAYAGHQFGGFQPRLGDGRALLIGEFVDPAGRLRDLHLKGSGRTPFARGGDGLAAVGPMLREYVISEAMHALGIPTTRALAVVSTGRSVYRETPLPGAVLARVAASHLRVGTFQYAASVSAQKGDTDLLRRVADHAIARHHPSAAEAENPYLALLEAVSAAQAQLVAQWMLAGFIHGVMNTDNMTISGETIDYGPCAFMEAFDPSTVYSSIDSWGRYAYGNQPSIALWNLARFAETLLPLLDADTGRAIEKAEASLGAFQELYETAWTDGMRAKLGVPSASTEDLNPLIEALLTQMQQSQIDHTSFYRKLAAAARGDAEPARGEFIDLAAFDDWLARWRALGPNAAVMDRVNPVYIPRNHLVEEALTAATGGDLDPLRRLLDAISSPYDERPGLERYAQPGEKEFSASFRTFCGT, via the coding sequence GTGAGTATCGCGCTGCAGGGCCGATTCGTCGGCGAGCTTCCGGAGCTGGCGGTGCGGTGGAAAGCCGAAGAGGCGCCCCAGCCGCAACTGCTCGTGCTCAACGAACCCCTCGCCGCCGAACTCGGCCTCGACGTCGACTGGCTGCGCGGACCCGACGGGCTCGGCCTGCTGGTGGGCACCGCAGTCCCGCAGGACGCGGTCCCGGCCGCGCAGGCCTACGCCGGCCACCAGTTCGGCGGTTTCCAGCCGCGCCTGGGCGACGGCCGTGCGTTGCTGATCGGCGAGTTCGTCGACCCCGCGGGCCGGCTACGAGACCTGCATCTGAAGGGTTCCGGACGGACCCCGTTCGCCCGCGGCGGCGACGGCCTGGCCGCGGTCGGGCCGATGTTGCGCGAGTACGTGATCAGCGAGGCGATGCACGCCCTCGGCATCCCGACGACGCGCGCGCTGGCGGTGGTGTCCACCGGACGGTCGGTGTACCGGGAGACCCCGCTGCCCGGCGCGGTGCTGGCGCGGGTGGCCGCCAGCCATCTGCGGGTCGGCACCTTCCAGTACGCGGCGTCGGTGTCCGCGCAGAAGGGCGACACCGACCTGCTGCGCCGCGTCGCCGACCACGCGATCGCCCGCCACCACCCGTCGGCGGCCGAGGCCGAGAACCCCTATCTGGCGCTGCTGGAGGCGGTCAGCGCGGCGCAGGCGCAGCTGGTCGCGCAGTGGATGCTGGCCGGGTTCATCCACGGCGTGATGAACACCGACAACATGACGATCTCGGGCGAGACCATCGACTACGGGCCGTGCGCGTTCATGGAGGCGTTCGACCCGTCCACGGTGTACAGCTCGATCGACAGCTGGGGCCGCTACGCCTACGGCAATCAACCCTCGATCGCGCTGTGGAATCTCGCCCGGTTCGCCGAAACCCTGCTGCCGCTGCTCGACGCGGACACCGGCCGGGCGATCGAGAAGGCCGAAGCCTCGCTGGGGGCGTTCCAGGAGCTCTACGAGACGGCCTGGACGGACGGCATGCGCGCCAAGCTGGGTGTCCCGTCCGCGTCGACCGAGGACCTCAACCCGCTGATCGAGGCCCTGCTGACCCAGATGCAGCAGAGCCAGATCGACCACACGTCGTTCTACCGGAAGCTGGCCGCCGCGGCCCGCGGCGACGCCGAACCGGCGCGCGGTGAGTTCATCGACCTCGCCGCGTTCGACGACTGGCTGGCGCGCTGGCGCGCGCTGGGTCCCAACGCCGCGGTAATGGACCGCGTCAATCCCGTCTACATCCCGCGCAACCACCTGGTCGAGGAAGCGCTCACCGCGGCCACCGGCGGCGACCTGGACCCGCTACGCCGGCTGCTCGACGCGATCAGTTCGCCGTACGACGAGCGGCCCGGACTGGAGCGGTACGCACAGCCCGGCGAGAAGGAGTTCAGCGCCTCGTTCCGAACATTCTGTGGGACATGA
- a CDS encoding aspartate aminotransferase family protein: MLNETLDDTGLLPNGLTVEAARKEAARTYELDRAHVFHSWSAQAEISPMTIVAAEGCHVWDGDGNKLLDFSSMLVNTNIGHQHPKVVAAIAEQAAKLCTVAPQHANDARSEAARLIAERTPGELDTIFFTNGGADAVEHAVRMARLHTGRYKVLSRYRSYHGGTETAINLTGDPRRWPNDHGNAGVVHFFGPFLYRSQFHATTEAEESERALKHLHDTIRMEGPNTIAAIILESIPGTAGIMVPPPGYVAGVRELCDEYGIMFIADEVMAGFGRSGKWFSINHFDVTPDLLTFAKGVNSGYVPLGGVAISPAIAETFAHRAYPGGLTYSGHPLATAAAVATINAMAEEGIVENAARVGAEVIGPGLRDIAARHRCVGEVRGAGVFWAVELVADQDTREPLAPYGSSSAAMNSVIGECKKLGLLPFANYNRIHVVPPCIITDEQAREGLALLDRALDVADAALDNG; encoded by the coding sequence GTGCTCAACGAAACGCTGGACGACACCGGCCTGCTGCCCAACGGACTGACCGTCGAGGCCGCCCGCAAAGAGGCCGCCCGCACCTATGAACTGGACCGCGCCCACGTGTTCCATTCCTGGTCCGCGCAGGCCGAGATCTCCCCGATGACGATCGTGGCCGCCGAGGGCTGCCACGTGTGGGACGGGGACGGCAACAAACTGCTCGACTTCTCCTCGATGCTGGTCAACACCAACATCGGGCACCAACACCCCAAGGTCGTGGCCGCGATCGCCGAGCAGGCCGCGAAGTTGTGCACCGTGGCCCCCCAGCACGCGAACGACGCCCGCTCGGAGGCGGCCCGGCTGATCGCCGAGCGCACCCCCGGCGAGTTGGACACCATCTTCTTCACCAACGGCGGCGCCGACGCCGTCGAGCACGCGGTGCGGATGGCCCGGCTGCACACCGGCCGCTACAAGGTGCTGTCGCGCTACCGCTCCTACCACGGCGGCACCGAGACCGCGATCAACCTCACCGGCGACCCCCGCCGCTGGCCCAACGACCACGGCAACGCCGGCGTCGTGCACTTCTTCGGCCCGTTCCTGTACCGGTCGCAGTTCCACGCCACCACCGAGGCCGAGGAATCCGAGCGCGCGCTCAAGCATCTGCACGACACCATCCGGATGGAAGGCCCGAACACCATCGCGGCCATCATCCTGGAGTCGATCCCGGGCACCGCGGGCATCATGGTGCCCCCACCCGGCTACGTCGCCGGCGTGCGCGAACTCTGCGACGAGTACGGCATCATGTTCATCGCCGACGAGGTGATGGCGGGCTTCGGCCGCAGCGGGAAGTGGTTCTCCATCAACCACTTCGACGTCACCCCCGATCTGCTGACCTTCGCCAAGGGCGTCAACTCCGGGTATGTGCCCCTCGGCGGTGTGGCGATCAGCCCCGCCATCGCCGAGACCTTCGCCCACCGCGCGTACCCCGGTGGCCTGACCTACTCGGGGCACCCGTTGGCGACCGCCGCCGCGGTGGCGACGATCAATGCGATGGCCGAGGAGGGCATCGTCGAGAACGCGGCCCGCGTCGGCGCCGAGGTGATCGGCCCCGGCCTGCGCGACATCGCCGCACGGCACCGGTGCGTCGGCGAGGTGCGCGGCGCCGGGGTGTTCTGGGCGGTCGAACTCGTCGCCGACCAGGACACCCGCGAGCCCCTGGCGCCGTACGGAAGTTCCAGTGCGGCAATGAACTCGGTGATCGGCGAGTGCAAGAAGCTCGGCCTGCTGCCGTTCGCGAACTACAACCGCATCCACGTGGTGCCGCCGTGCATCATCACCGACGAGCAGGCCCGCGAAGGGCTCGCACTGCTCGACCGTGCCCTCGACGTGGCCGACGCGGCGCTGGACAACGGTTAA
- a CDS encoding amidohydrolase family protein: MAEAGSTGRRLLIKNVRIFDGLSDRVIDGHVLIEGRTIAAVETSPVAETDNTTVLDGGGRTLMPGMSDAHIHLVGMANTLLDLAMGSQTQLAAATLAAAKDTLLRGFTTVRDMAGDTVGIKKVIDARPELGPRIYPSQAAISQTGGHGDFGFVYETPTALGGNESRAEEIGFMRVADGADRVLAAVREQLKLGASQIKLMVGGGAASLYDPLYTVQFTEPELRAAVQAAEDYGTYVATHVYNVTGIRRAVEAGVKSIEHGHLADEPTIAMLAERGVWLSTQPFAEHDHSFLNPDSAEKNREICSGTDQLYGWATKHGVKVAWGTDLLFEPEHDDLQSAMAVRLGEYMTTVDALRLLTSGNAELFRLAGERDPYKAARLGEITPGAWADVLLVDGDPTTDLALLGDPSANLAVIVKDGVVVKNQLPALP, from the coding sequence ATGGCTGAGGCCGGTTCCACGGGACGACGTCTGCTGATCAAGAACGTGAGAATCTTCGACGGTCTCTCCGACCGGGTGATCGACGGCCACGTGTTGATCGAGGGACGCACCATCGCCGCGGTGGAGACGTCGCCGGTGGCGGAGACCGACAACACCACCGTGCTCGACGGTGGCGGGCGCACCCTCATGCCCGGCATGAGCGACGCGCACATCCACCTCGTCGGGATGGCGAATACGCTGCTCGATCTCGCCATGGGATCGCAGACGCAACTGGCCGCGGCCACCCTGGCCGCGGCGAAGGACACGCTGCTGCGCGGCTTCACCACCGTGCGTGACATGGCCGGCGACACCGTCGGCATCAAAAAGGTCATCGACGCCAGGCCCGAGCTCGGTCCGCGGATCTACCCGAGCCAGGCCGCGATCTCCCAGACCGGCGGCCACGGAGACTTCGGCTTCGTCTACGAGACACCAACCGCCCTGGGCGGCAACGAGTCCCGCGCCGAGGAGATCGGCTTCATGCGGGTAGCCGACGGGGCCGACCGGGTGCTGGCCGCGGTCCGCGAACAGCTGAAGCTGGGCGCCTCGCAGATCAAGCTGATGGTCGGCGGCGGCGCCGCGTCGCTGTACGACCCGCTCTACACGGTGCAGTTCACCGAGCCGGAGCTACGGGCCGCGGTGCAGGCCGCCGAGGATTACGGCACCTACGTCGCCACCCACGTGTACAACGTGACCGGGATCCGACGCGCGGTCGAGGCCGGTGTGAAGTCCATCGAGCACGGACATCTCGCCGACGAACCCACCATCGCGATGCTCGCCGAGCGCGGCGTCTGGCTGTCGACGCAGCCCTTCGCCGAACACGACCACAGCTTCCTCAATCCCGACAGCGCCGAGAAGAACCGGGAGATCTGCTCGGGCACCGACCAGCTGTACGGCTGGGCCACCAAGCACGGCGTGAAGGTCGCGTGGGGAACGGATTTGCTGTTCGAACCCGAACACGACGACCTGCAGAGCGCGATGGCCGTCCGCCTCGGCGAGTACATGACGACCGTCGACGCGTTGCGGCTGCTCACCTCCGGCAACGCCGAACTGTTCCGGCTCGCCGGCGAACGCGACCCGTACAAAGCCGCCCGGCTGGGCGAGATCACACCGGGCGCGTGGGCCGACGTGCTGCTCGTCGACGGGGATCCCACCACGGACCTGGCCCTGCTGGGCGACCCGAGCGCCAACCTGGCGGTCATCGTCAAGGACGGAGTGGTCGTCAAAAACCAGCTGCCTGCCTTACCGTGA
- a CDS encoding SDR family NAD(P)-dependent oxidoreductase, protein MTSRVPVTLLEGRTVIVTGAARGVGKGIASALVERGASVLAVDRDAGLLGETADQLGPSVRPLVADLRERDCARRIVAAAVDAFGTVHGLVNNAIATNEPKPFQDITREDYDLVFDTGPRATFELMQAAYPTLAGNGGGSIVNLGSGSGTLGKPKFGAYAGAKEAIRGISKAAAMEWARDGVRVNVVCPFAESDGVRAWREMAPEAYERSLRSVPMGRLGDVGTDIGPVVCFLLSDESSYVTAQTIMVDGGTAGFR, encoded by the coding sequence GTGACCTCCCGCGTTCCGGTGACACTGCTCGAGGGCCGCACGGTGATCGTCACCGGTGCGGCGCGGGGTGTCGGCAAGGGCATCGCGTCGGCGCTGGTCGAGCGCGGGGCGTCGGTGCTGGCGGTGGACCGGGACGCCGGACTGCTTGGTGAGACGGCCGACCAGCTGGGGCCTTCGGTGCGTCCGCTGGTGGCGGATCTGCGCGAGCGGGACTGCGCACGGCGCATCGTGGCCGCCGCGGTCGACGCGTTCGGCACCGTGCACGGTCTGGTGAACAACGCGATCGCCACCAACGAACCGAAACCTTTCCAGGACATCACCCGCGAGGACTACGACCTGGTCTTCGACACGGGCCCGCGGGCCACCTTCGAGTTGATGCAGGCGGCGTACCCGACCCTGGCGGGCAACGGCGGCGGCAGCATCGTCAACCTCGGTTCCGGTTCAGGCACCCTGGGCAAACCGAAGTTCGGTGCCTACGCCGGTGCCAAGGAGGCGATCCGCGGGATCTCCAAAGCCGCAGCGATGGAGTGGGCCAGGGACGGCGTGCGGGTCAACGTGGTGTGCCCGTTCGCCGAGTCGGACGGCGTCCGGGCGTGGCGGGAGATGGCGCCCGAAGCCTACGAGCGGAGCCTGCGCAGTGTGCCGATGGGGCGGCTCGGCGACGTCGGCACCGACATCGGGCCCGTGGTGTGTTTCCTGCTCAGCGACGAGTCCTCGTACGTCACCGCACAGACGATCATGGTCGACGGCGGGACGGCGGGTTTCCGCTGA